In one window of Musa acuminata AAA Group cultivar baxijiao chromosome BXJ3-2, Cavendish_Baxijiao_AAA, whole genome shotgun sequence DNA:
- the LOC103975642 gene encoding exocyst complex component SEC3A isoform X1: protein MAKPNADDMELRRACAAAIGSGGSAQDIVLAIRVAKGRGFLEKLGRVATPRVLVLTTKHSPKGERTKAFLRVLKYSSGGVLEPAKLYKLKHLTKVDVISNDSTGCTFILGFDNLRSQSVAPPQWTMRNIDDRNRLLLCILNMCKEIFQRLPKLVGIDIVELALWAKENTPSVINRVNAQDGPATSVMEQNDLKVTVEKDLVSQAEEEDMEALLGTYVMGIGEAEAFSERMKRELLALEAANVYALLESEPLIEEVLKGLETASLCVDDIDEWLQIFNVKLRHMREDIASIELRNNRLEMQSVCSEALIEELDKLLEPLRIPSEFAASLTGGSFDEARMLKNVEACEWLTGAIRALEVPNLDPCYADMRAIRDKRAELQKLKNTFVRRASEFLRNYFSSLVDFMISDKSYFSQRGHLKRPDHADLRYKCRTYARLLQHLKNLDKNCLAPLRKAYCQSLNLLLRREAREFANELRASTKASRNPTVWLEGSTGSSQTASSADTSTVSEAYSKMLTIFIPLLVDESSFFAHFMCFEVSALVPAGASNGKKKGSDDNSASDDDINLMDSEGNDVKQSNNSTELGALNDALHDLLDGIQEDFYAVVDWAYRIDPLRCISMHGITERYLSAQKADAAGFVRELLKDLQTKISTQFSRFVDEACHQIERNERNTRQIGVLSYISRFATLASRMEQYIQGQSRDLVDKAYTRLVSTMFTTLEKIAQSDPKSADVILLENYAAFQNSLFELANVIPTLAKFYHQASEAYEQSCTRHISIIIENQFDKLYQFFRRIDDLTYTVPHEEIPFQLGLSKTDLRKVLKSSLSQVDRSINMMYRRLQKTLSSEELLPPLWDKCKKEFLEKYESFVQAVAKIYPNESMPPVSELRDLLASS from the exons ATGGCGAAGCCGAACGCTGACGACATGGAGCTGCGGCGCGCCTGCGCCGCCGCCATCGGCAGCGGGGGCAGCGCCCAGGACATCGTGCTCGCAATCCGGGTCGCCAAGGGCCGCGGCTTCTTGGAGAAGCTCGGCCGCGTGGCCACCCCCAGAGTTCTCGTCCTCACCA CTAAACACTCACCCAAAGGTGAAAGGACAAAAGCTTTTCTTCGTGTCCTAAAATATTCCTCTGGAGGAGTACTTGAG CCAGCAAAACTTTACAAGCTGAAGCATCTTACAAAAGTGGATGTCATTTCAAATGATTCTACTGGATGTACATTCATTCTG GGTTTCGATAATCTTAGAAGCCAGAGTGTTGCCCCTCCACAGTGGACTATGCGTAACATCGATGATAG GAATCGGTTGCTTCTTTGCATCTTAAACATGTGCAAGGAGATATTTCAACGTCTTCCTAAGCTTGTTGGGATAGATATTGTGGAGCTTGCTCTCTGGGCTAAG GAAAATACACCCTCAGTAATTAATCGAGTGAATGCACAAGATGGACCAGCTACATCTGTTATGGAACAAAACGACCTGAAAGTTACTGTTGAAAAAGACCTTGTTTCACaagctgaagaagaagatatggaagctcTTCTGGGCAC ATATGTTATGGGCATTGGTGAAGCAGAGGCATTTTCTGAAAGGATGAAAAGGGAACTTCTTGCTCTGGAAGCAGCAAATGTCTATGCCCTACTGGAAAGTGAACCATTGATTGAGGAG GTATTGAAGGGGCTAGAAACAGCTTCTCTATGTGTGGATGATATTGATGAGTGGTTACAAATTTTTAATGTCAAGCTGAGACATATGAGAGAGGACATTGCATCG ATTGAATTACGGAACAACAGATTGGAGATGCAGTCCGTATGTAGCGAGGCACTTATTGAGGAATTGGATAAGCTTCTTGAACCCTTGCGTATTCCTTCCGAG TTTGCAGCATCTCTAACTGGAGGTTCATTTGATGAGGCACGTATGCTTAAAAATGTTGAAGCTTGCGAATGGTTGACTGGAGCGATTCGTGCTCTCGAAGTTCCAAATTTGGATCCATGCTATGCAGATATGCGAGCT ATTAGAGATAAACGAGCTGAGTTACAAAAGTTGAAGAATACATTTGTTCGACGAGCATCAGAGTTCCTTAGAAATTACTTCTCTAGTTTGGTAGATTTTATGATAAGTGATaagagctatttctctcag CGAGGACATTTGAAAAGGCCTGATCATGCAGATCTGAGGTACAAATGTAGAACTTACGCTcgacttctgcagcacttaaag AATCTCGACAAGAACTGCTTAGCCCCTTTGAGGAAGGCATACTGTCAATCCCTTAACTTGCTTCTTCGCCGAGAG GCTCGTGAATTTGCAAATGAACTTCGTGCAAGTACTAAAGCATCAAGAAATCCAACCGTTTGGCTTGAAGGTTCCACAGGTTCCAGCCAGACAGCAAGTAGTGCAGATACATCCACTGTATCTGAAGCATACTCCAAGATGCTTACAATCTTTATTCCGCTTCTTGTGGATGAG AGTTCCTTCTTTGCACATTTTATGTGCTTTGAAGTTTCTGCACTTGTTCCGGCTGGTGCTTCTAATGGTAAGAAAAAGGGATCTGATGACAACAGTGCAAGTGATGATGATATAAACTTGATGGATTCTGAAGGAAATGATGTTAAACAAA GTAATAACTCTACTGAGTTGGGGGCACTAAATGATGCTCTCCATGATTTACTTGATGGAATCCAG GAGGACTTCTATGCTGTGGTTGATTGGGCATACAGGATCGATCCTCTCCGCTGCATATCAATGCATGGGATCACAGAGCGCTATCTTTCTGCACAGAAAGCTGATGCAGCTGGATTTGTACGTGAGCTGCTTAAAGACTTGCAGACTAAGATATCAACACAATTCAGCAGG TTTGTAGATGAGGCTTGCCATCAGATTGAAAGGAATGAACGTAACACAAGGCAGATAGGAGTTCTATCTTATATATCAAG GTTTGCCACCCTCGCATCACGGATGGAGCAGTACATTCAAGGACAATCTAGGGATTTGGTTGACAAGGCATATACAAGATTA GTGAGCACCATGTTCACTACTCTGGAGAAGATTGCACAAAGTGACCCAAAGTCTGCTGATGTTATACTATTGGAGAACTATGCAGCTTTCCAGAACAG TTTATTTGAATTGGCCAATGTCATCCCAACACTAGCAAAATTTTATCATCAGGCTAGTGAAGCATATGAACAATCTTGCACACGCCATATTAGTATAATCATTGAAAAT CAATTTGACAAGTTGTATCAGTTTTTCCGGAGGATTGATGATTTAACGTATACAGTGCCCCATGAGGAA ATTCCTTTTCAGCTTGGACTGTCAAAAACAGATCTCAGGAAGGTGTTAAAATCCAGTTTATCTCAG GTTGACAGATCCATAAATATGATGTATAGAAGACTGCAAAAGACTTTAAGTTCTGAGGAATTGCTGCCTCCTTTATGGGACAAGTGTAAG AAAGAGTTTTTGGAGAAATACGAAAGCTTCGTGCAGGCTGTCGCCAAGATTTACCCAAATGAGAGCATGCCTCCGGTGTCAGAACTGAGGGATCTTCTAGCTTCGAGTTAG
- the LOC103975642 gene encoding exocyst complex component SEC3A isoform X2 gives MAKPNADDMELRRACAAAIGSGGSAQDIVLAIRVAKGRGFLEKLGRVATPRVLVLTTKHSPKGERTKAFLRVLKYSSGGVLEPAKLYKLKHLTKVDVISNDSTGCTFILGFDNLRSQSVAPPQWTMRNIDDRNRLLLCILNMCKEIFQRLPKLVGIDIVELALWAKENTPSVINRVNAQDGPATSVMEQNDLKVTVEKDLVSQAEEEDMEALLGTYVMGIGEAEAFSERMKRELLALEAANVYALLESEPLIEEVLKGLETASLCVDDIDEWLQIFNVKLRHMREDIASIELRNNRLEMQSVCSEALIEELDKLLEPLRIPSEFAASLTGGSFDEARMLKNVEACEWLTGAIRALEVPNLDPCYADMRAIRDKRAELQKLKNTFVRRASEFLRNYFSSLVDFMISDKSYFSQRGHLKRPDHADLRYKCRTYARLLQHLKNLDKNCLAPLRKAYCQSLNLLLRREAREFANELRASTKASRNPTVWLEGSTGSSQTASSADTSTVSEAYSKMLTIFIPLLVDESSFFAHFMCFEVSALVPAGASNGKKKGSDDNSASDDDINLMDSEGNDVKQSNNSTELGALNDALHDLLDGIQEDFYAVVDWAYRIDPLRCISMHGITERYLSAQKADAAGFVRELLKDLQTKISTQFSRFVDEACHQIERNERNTRQIGVLSYISRFATLASRMEQYIQGQSRDLVDKAYTRLVSTMFTTLEKIAQSDPKSADVILLENYAAFQNSLFELANVIPTLAKFYHQASEAYEQSCTRHISIIIENIPFQLGLSKTDLRKVLKSSLSQVDRSINMMYRRLQKTLSSEELLPPLWDKCKKEFLEKYESFVQAVAKIYPNESMPPVSELRDLLASS, from the exons ATGGCGAAGCCGAACGCTGACGACATGGAGCTGCGGCGCGCCTGCGCCGCCGCCATCGGCAGCGGGGGCAGCGCCCAGGACATCGTGCTCGCAATCCGGGTCGCCAAGGGCCGCGGCTTCTTGGAGAAGCTCGGCCGCGTGGCCACCCCCAGAGTTCTCGTCCTCACCA CTAAACACTCACCCAAAGGTGAAAGGACAAAAGCTTTTCTTCGTGTCCTAAAATATTCCTCTGGAGGAGTACTTGAG CCAGCAAAACTTTACAAGCTGAAGCATCTTACAAAAGTGGATGTCATTTCAAATGATTCTACTGGATGTACATTCATTCTG GGTTTCGATAATCTTAGAAGCCAGAGTGTTGCCCCTCCACAGTGGACTATGCGTAACATCGATGATAG GAATCGGTTGCTTCTTTGCATCTTAAACATGTGCAAGGAGATATTTCAACGTCTTCCTAAGCTTGTTGGGATAGATATTGTGGAGCTTGCTCTCTGGGCTAAG GAAAATACACCCTCAGTAATTAATCGAGTGAATGCACAAGATGGACCAGCTACATCTGTTATGGAACAAAACGACCTGAAAGTTACTGTTGAAAAAGACCTTGTTTCACaagctgaagaagaagatatggaagctcTTCTGGGCAC ATATGTTATGGGCATTGGTGAAGCAGAGGCATTTTCTGAAAGGATGAAAAGGGAACTTCTTGCTCTGGAAGCAGCAAATGTCTATGCCCTACTGGAAAGTGAACCATTGATTGAGGAG GTATTGAAGGGGCTAGAAACAGCTTCTCTATGTGTGGATGATATTGATGAGTGGTTACAAATTTTTAATGTCAAGCTGAGACATATGAGAGAGGACATTGCATCG ATTGAATTACGGAACAACAGATTGGAGATGCAGTCCGTATGTAGCGAGGCACTTATTGAGGAATTGGATAAGCTTCTTGAACCCTTGCGTATTCCTTCCGAG TTTGCAGCATCTCTAACTGGAGGTTCATTTGATGAGGCACGTATGCTTAAAAATGTTGAAGCTTGCGAATGGTTGACTGGAGCGATTCGTGCTCTCGAAGTTCCAAATTTGGATCCATGCTATGCAGATATGCGAGCT ATTAGAGATAAACGAGCTGAGTTACAAAAGTTGAAGAATACATTTGTTCGACGAGCATCAGAGTTCCTTAGAAATTACTTCTCTAGTTTGGTAGATTTTATGATAAGTGATaagagctatttctctcag CGAGGACATTTGAAAAGGCCTGATCATGCAGATCTGAGGTACAAATGTAGAACTTACGCTcgacttctgcagcacttaaag AATCTCGACAAGAACTGCTTAGCCCCTTTGAGGAAGGCATACTGTCAATCCCTTAACTTGCTTCTTCGCCGAGAG GCTCGTGAATTTGCAAATGAACTTCGTGCAAGTACTAAAGCATCAAGAAATCCAACCGTTTGGCTTGAAGGTTCCACAGGTTCCAGCCAGACAGCAAGTAGTGCAGATACATCCACTGTATCTGAAGCATACTCCAAGATGCTTACAATCTTTATTCCGCTTCTTGTGGATGAG AGTTCCTTCTTTGCACATTTTATGTGCTTTGAAGTTTCTGCACTTGTTCCGGCTGGTGCTTCTAATGGTAAGAAAAAGGGATCTGATGACAACAGTGCAAGTGATGATGATATAAACTTGATGGATTCTGAAGGAAATGATGTTAAACAAA GTAATAACTCTACTGAGTTGGGGGCACTAAATGATGCTCTCCATGATTTACTTGATGGAATCCAG GAGGACTTCTATGCTGTGGTTGATTGGGCATACAGGATCGATCCTCTCCGCTGCATATCAATGCATGGGATCACAGAGCGCTATCTTTCTGCACAGAAAGCTGATGCAGCTGGATTTGTACGTGAGCTGCTTAAAGACTTGCAGACTAAGATATCAACACAATTCAGCAGG TTTGTAGATGAGGCTTGCCATCAGATTGAAAGGAATGAACGTAACACAAGGCAGATAGGAGTTCTATCTTATATATCAAG GTTTGCCACCCTCGCATCACGGATGGAGCAGTACATTCAAGGACAATCTAGGGATTTGGTTGACAAGGCATATACAAGATTA GTGAGCACCATGTTCACTACTCTGGAGAAGATTGCACAAAGTGACCCAAAGTCTGCTGATGTTATACTATTGGAGAACTATGCAGCTTTCCAGAACAG TTTATTTGAATTGGCCAATGTCATCCCAACACTAGCAAAATTTTATCATCAGGCTAGTGAAGCATATGAACAATCTTGCACACGCCATATTAGTATAATCATTGAAAAT ATTCCTTTTCAGCTTGGACTGTCAAAAACAGATCTCAGGAAGGTGTTAAAATCCAGTTTATCTCAG GTTGACAGATCCATAAATATGATGTATAGAAGACTGCAAAAGACTTTAAGTTCTGAGGAATTGCTGCCTCCTTTATGGGACAAGTGTAAG AAAGAGTTTTTGGAGAAATACGAAAGCTTCGTGCAGGCTGTCGCCAAGATTTACCCAAATGAGAGCATGCCTCCGGTGTCAGAACTGAGGGATCTTCTAGCTTCGAGTTAG
- the LOC135631834 gene encoding pentatricopeptide repeat-containing protein At2g22070-like produces the protein MVSGAAAAALLSFHSPFKLRHSEAHQSPLPCFPKRIDRLSPSGAATESDLSAASSGALAATAAAPEALSSHRGSIASDLESLCKQGRIEAAFELIDRMGKRGMPVQPGDLALLLEACVQSRSIALVRRAQRRIMRTSWKSFKPIVDQLACVYCKLGSAEDARRVFDEMVVRPGLASKGEADPKRREAYEKVQRLHEEMRAAGYVPDTRFVLHDIDEAAKEQALMYHSERLAIAYGLISTPPGTTLRIMKNLRICGDCHNAVKLISKIEGREIIVRDNKRFHHFRDGVCSCRDYW, from the coding sequence ATGGTTTCAGGTGCTGCGGCAGCTGCTCTCCTCAGCTTCCATTCTCCCTTCAAGCTGCGCCACTCGGAGGCGCACCAATCCCCCCTCCCTTGCTTCCCCAAGAGGATTGACAGGTTATCACCTTCTGGAGCTGCGACTGAATCCGATCTCTCAGCTGCCTCCTCCGGCGCTCTTGCTGCAACCGCTGCTGCGCCTGAAGCGCTGAGTTCACATCGCGGTAGCATCGCTTCTGATCTTGAAAGCTTATGCAAACAAGGTAGAATAGAGGCGGCCTTTGAACTCATCGATCGGATGGGGAAACGTGGGATGCCAGTTCAACCCGGCGATCTTGCTCTGCTGCTCGAAGCTTGCGTCCAGTCGCGGTCGATTGCCCTCGTCAGGAGAGCTCAGCGACGGATTATGAGAACTTCGTGGAAATCCTTCAAGCCAATCGTCGACCAATTGGCCTGTGTCTATTGTAAGCTGGGCAGCGCCGAAGACGCGCGCCGCGTGTTCGACGAAATGGTCGTTCGTCCCGGACTGGCCAGTAAAGGCGAGGCGGACCCCAAGAGGAGGGAGGCGTACGAGAAAGTGCAACGGTTGCATGAGGAGATGAGAGCGGCAGGGTACGTGCCGGACACGAGGTTCGTGCTGCACGACATCGACGAGGCGGCGAAGGAGCAGGCACTGATGTACCACAGCGAGAGACTGGCCATCGCCTACGGCCTCATCAGCACGCCGCCGGGCACCACGCTCAGGATCATGAAGAACCTCAGGATCTGCGGGGACTGCCACAACGCCGTCAAGCTCATCTCCAAGATCGAGGGGCGGGAGATCATCGTGAGGGAcaacaagcggttccaccacttcAGGGATGGTGTCTGCTCCTGCAGAGACTACTGGTGA